A part of Tardiphaga sp. vice304 genomic DNA contains:
- a CDS encoding class I SAM-dependent methyltransferase: MKFVKIEPPGSFCTYEALRDALKVRGGSTFLDVGCGAGMISKLLCEEGLTGVGIDFSERALAIAKENLATEIRSGKYRLQADDIHDLPADFAKVDLAVSYMVMEHVEDDVGFIKAISRYVKPGGVIILGVPGRRDKWSIEDDTVGHLRRYDRADLDDVMRKAGLLQRDVWSVAVLVANILLHIGAWLISKSGEVSKVGLSQREQTETSGIRDIPWKTVFPPWVKIILNRTTLWPLFIVQRLFYRTGLGVTMMGAGELPRS; this comes from the coding sequence ATGAAGTTCGTCAAGATAGAGCCGCCCGGAAGCTTCTGTACGTACGAAGCTCTTCGAGACGCGCTCAAAGTGCGCGGAGGGAGCACGTTCCTGGACGTCGGCTGCGGCGCGGGTATGATTTCGAAATTGCTTTGCGAAGAAGGCCTGACAGGCGTCGGCATAGACTTCTCCGAACGGGCATTAGCCATCGCGAAAGAGAACCTGGCGACGGAAATCAGGAGTGGCAAATATCGCCTTCAAGCAGACGACATACACGACCTTCCAGCAGACTTTGCGAAAGTCGACCTGGCTGTAAGTTACATGGTAATGGAACATGTAGAAGATGACGTGGGGTTCATAAAAGCCATATCTCGGTACGTAAAACCAGGAGGAGTTATCATTCTTGGAGTGCCAGGGCGAAGAGACAAATGGTCGATTGAAGACGATACGGTAGGTCATCTTCGAAGATACGATCGGGCCGATCTCGATGACGTCATGCGTAAGGCCGGCCTGTTACAACGAGACGTTTGGTCTGTGGCCGTTCTTGTTGCAAATATCCTCCTTCACATCGGGGCGTGGCTGATCTCAAAGAGTGGTGAAGTTTCTAAGGTGGGCCTGAGCCAACGGGAGCAAACGGAAACCAGCGGAATTCGAGACATTCCCTGGAAAACAGTTTTCCCGCCCTGGGTAAAGATAATTCTTAATCGAACAACGCTGTGGCCGCTGTTTATCGTTCAGCGACTTTTCTATCGCACAGGACTTGGAGTAACGATGATGGGGGCGGGTGAATTACCCAGATCGTAA
- a CDS encoding EamA family transporter, with product MAKYFYISATLALTIYAQIMLKWRAVTLAPSVPGRKIDYLIAMYTDPFVLSVFVCALGASVSWALAIERMPLTLAYPFMALTFVLVPLGSVLLLRESFSPMQILGSALILVGITLSVYKY from the coding sequence ATGGCAAAGTATTTTTACATAAGCGCAACTCTAGCGCTGACGATCTACGCCCAGATCATGCTGAAATGGCGTGCCGTGACGTTGGCTCCTTCTGTGCCGGGGCGAAAAATTGACTATTTGATTGCCATGTACACCGATCCGTTCGTGCTGTCGGTCTTTGTCTGCGCATTGGGCGCAAGCGTCTCTTGGGCGTTGGCCATCGAGCGCATGCCGCTGACGCTTGCCTATCCATTTATGGCGCTGACCTTTGTCTTGGTACCGCTGGGCAGCGTTCTGCTATTGCGCGAGAGCTTTTCGCCGATGCAGATTCTTGGCTCGGCGCTGATCCTCGTGGGCATTACGCTGAGCGTCTATAAATATTAA
- a CDS encoding acetyltransferase: protein MNEVVIFGTGEIAVLADFYLTHDSSRRVAAFTVDAAFMKQRTYLDKPVVSFEELAASYPPDTYDLFVAVSYGKLNGTRTAKASAARAMGYHLVSYVSSRATVFPDLTHGDNCFILENNVIQPYVKIGNNVTLWSGNHIGHHSTIKDNVFMASHVVVSGGVTVGEASFVGVNVTLRDHVSIGDHCVLGAGALVLENLPPGSVLAPRGTEISRVPSSRLRRI from the coding sequence ATGAACGAGGTTGTTATTTTTGGCACGGGCGAGATTGCAGTGCTTGCAGATTTCTACCTCACGCACGATTCGTCCCGACGGGTAGCCGCCTTTACCGTAGACGCTGCCTTCATGAAGCAGCGCACCTACCTCGACAAGCCAGTGGTGAGTTTCGAGGAGTTGGCCGCCAGCTACCCCCCGGATACCTATGATCTGTTTGTTGCCGTCAGCTACGGTAAGCTGAACGGAACGCGAACAGCCAAGGCTAGCGCAGCGAGGGCCATGGGCTACCATTTGGTGAGCTACGTCAGCAGCCGGGCGACGGTATTTCCCGACCTGACACATGGCGACAACTGTTTCATTCTGGAGAACAATGTAATCCAGCCCTATGTGAAGATCGGAAACAATGTGACGCTGTGGAGCGGAAATCACATAGGGCATCACTCGACTATTAAGGACAACGTATTCATGGCCTCGCATGTAGTGGTCTCCGGCGGCGTGACCGTAGGTGAAGCTAGCTTTGTAGGTGTCAACGTCACTTTGCGTGACCATGTATCCATCGGAGATCATTGTGTGCTCGGTGCCGGTGCGCTGGTTCTCGAAAATCTTCCCCCGGGCAGTGTGTTAGCGCCGCGGGGCACCGAGATTTCACGCGTGCCCAGCTCCCGATTGCGGCGCATCTGA
- the istA gene encoding IS21 family transposase, with product MKTVELYARVRHAVLIEGISERAAADRFGINARTVSKMLKFSVPPGYVRRKPPLRPKLDEFSGVIDAILATDKDRPKKQRHTSKRIFERLRDEHGFTGKITIVKDYVAGWRQRTQEMFVPLAHPPGHAQADFGEAIGVIGGVECKIHFFAMDLPHSDAIFVVGYPAETTEAFCDGHVRAFAFFDGVPQSILYDNTRIAVARILGDGKRQRTRVFSELQSHYLFTDRFGRPGKGNDKGKVEGLVGYARRNFLVPIPVFADFEALNGHLLEGCRKRLADRLRGHDGTIGERLQHDLAAFQKPLPAPYDACDKKPGSVNSLSLVRYRLNDYSVPTAYGHQKVLVRGYVHEVIIACGAEVIARHPRSYAREDFVFNPLHYLALIEQKTNAHDQAAPLADWKLPEEFATLRRLLEARMGRSGKREFVQVLRLIEVFKVDDVAAAVRDAIARGAVGFDAVKHLVLCRIERRPPRLDMTIYPYLPKATVATTSARSYMDLLAGVAT from the coding sequence ATGAAGACAGTGGAGCTTTACGCGCGGGTCCGGCACGCCGTTCTGATCGAGGGGATCAGCGAGCGCGCTGCGGCAGACCGGTTCGGCATCAACGCCAGGACGGTCTCGAAGATGCTGAAGTTCTCGGTGCCGCCCGGGTACGTGCGCAGGAAGCCGCCTTTACGGCCGAAGCTCGACGAGTTCAGCGGTGTTATTGATGCGATTCTGGCGACCGACAAGGACCGGCCGAAGAAGCAGCGGCATACCTCGAAGCGGATCTTCGAGCGGCTCCGCGACGAGCACGGATTTACGGGAAAAATCACAATCGTGAAGGACTACGTTGCCGGCTGGCGCCAGCGGACGCAGGAGATGTTCGTGCCGCTGGCACATCCGCCAGGGCATGCCCAGGCCGATTTCGGCGAAGCGATCGGCGTCATCGGCGGCGTCGAGTGCAAGATCCACTTCTTCGCGATGGACTTGCCGCACTCCGACGCGATCTTCGTGGTGGGCTATCCAGCGGAGACGACGGAAGCGTTCTGCGACGGACACGTGCGAGCGTTCGCGTTCTTCGACGGCGTGCCGCAGTCGATTCTCTATGACAACACCAGGATCGCGGTTGCCCGCATTCTCGGCGATGGCAAGCGTCAGCGCACGCGCGTGTTCAGCGAGCTGCAATCGCATTACCTGTTCACGGATCGGTTTGGCCGCCCTGGCAAGGGTAACGACAAGGGCAAGGTCGAGGGGCTTGTGGGGTATGCGCGGCGGAACTTCCTGGTGCCGATCCCCGTGTTCGCTGACTTCGAGGCCTTGAACGGGCATCTTCTGGAGGGGTGCCGGAAGCGCCTTGCGGACCGGCTGCGCGGCCATGACGGCACGATCGGCGAGCGGCTGCAGCACGATCTCGCCGCGTTCCAGAAGCCGCTGCCGGCGCCCTACGACGCTTGCGACAAGAAGCCGGGCAGCGTCAACTCGCTCTCGCTGGTGCGCTATCGGCTGAATGACTACTCGGTGCCGACGGCCTATGGGCACCAGAAGGTGCTGGTCCGTGGCTATGTGCACGAGGTCATCATCGCCTGCGGAGCCGAGGTGATTGCGCGCCATCCCCGCTCCTACGCGCGCGAGGACTTCGTGTTCAATCCACTGCATTACCTGGCGCTCATCGAGCAGAAAACCAATGCGCACGACCAGGCAGCCCCGCTCGCCGATTGGAAGTTGCCCGAGGAGTTCGCGACGTTGCGCCGCCTGCTTGAGGCCCGTATGGGCAGGTCCGGCAAGCGCGAGTTTGTGCAGGTGCTGCGGCTGATCGAGGTGTTCAAGGTCGACGACGTGGCCGCCGCTGTGCGCGACGCAATCGCGCGCGGTGCGGTCGGCTTCGATGCCGTGAAGCATCTGGTGCTGTGCCGTATCGAGCGGCGTCCGCCACGCCTCGACATGACGATCTATCCGTATCTGCCCAAAGCGACGGTCGCGACAACATCGGCGCGGTCGTACATGGATCTGTTGGCCGGAGTGGCGACATGA
- the istB gene encoding IS21-like element helper ATPase IstB: protein MTDAPQILLAHHLKALKLPTFLREYDKVARLCAAEGVDHPRYLMRLAEMEMIDRERRMVERRIKAARFPTVKSLDSFDFLALPSLNKMLVLELARSDYVERRENIIAVGNSGTGKSHIALGLGLAACQKGLSVGFITASALVHELLEARDEKRLLRLQRQLAGYKLLIVDELGYVPLSVTGAELLFEVFSQRYERGSTLVTSNLPFDEWTSVFGSERLTGALLDRLTHHVHILEMNGDSFRLADSRRRSRRARSEPPADAAPQE from the coding sequence ATGACCGACGCGCCGCAGATCCTGCTCGCCCACCATCTGAAGGCGTTGAAGCTGCCGACGTTCCTGCGAGAGTACGACAAGGTCGCCCGGCTGTGTGCGGCTGAAGGCGTCGACCATCCGCGTTACCTGATGCGGCTGGCCGAGATGGAGATGATTGATCGCGAGCGACGTATGGTGGAGCGCCGGATCAAGGCGGCGCGGTTCCCGACCGTTAAAAGCCTCGACAGCTTCGACTTCCTGGCGTTGCCATCGCTGAACAAGATGTTGGTGCTGGAACTGGCGCGCTCGGACTACGTCGAGCGGCGCGAAAACATCATTGCCGTCGGCAACAGCGGCACGGGCAAGAGCCACATCGCGCTCGGGCTCGGCTTGGCGGCCTGCCAGAAGGGCCTATCGGTTGGCTTCATCACGGCGTCGGCTCTCGTCCACGAACTGCTCGAAGCGCGCGACGAAAAACGGTTACTGCGTCTTCAGCGTCAGCTCGCCGGCTACAAGCTGCTGATCGTCGACGAACTCGGCTATGTACCACTCTCTGTGACCGGGGCCGAGCTGCTGTTCGAGGTCTTCAGCCAGCGCTACGAGCGAGGCAGCACGCTGGTCACGAGCAATCTGCCGTTCGACGAGTGGACGTCCGTGTTCGGCTCCGAGCGGCTCACCGGCGCGCTCCTCGACCGCCTCACGCATCACGTCCATATCCTCGAGATGAACGGCGATAGCTTCAGGCTCGCTGACTCAAGGCGCCGATCACGCCGAGCGCGGTCAGAACCGCCGGCGGACGCGGCCCCTCAGGAATAA
- a CDS encoding class I SAM-dependent methyltransferase, giving the protein MIELGANLSDRSPSRHLTIRKQDFSPSGIVYTEFFAFLDQHLRPTRYFEIGTHLGNSLKAFRCDAVCVDPEFKLAQDVLSGRRQTHFFQMTSDDFFAEQDLQAILKGPPDICFLDGMHRAEYLLRDFYNTERACGPGSVIFMHDCLPSNFRMTLRTHEMGDDNEGPWKHAWTGDVWKIVPLLKAHRPDLDIKIFDCAPTGLVAVSNLDPGSTKLKDMYLSLVGELRALDLEKHTIERLWCEVPVVSSRSLVEFPEDLTLFVDARSRL; this is encoded by the coding sequence GTGATTGAGCTTGGTGCAAATCTTTCTGACCGTTCGCCAAGTCGTCATCTGACGATCAGGAAGCAGGATTTCAGCCCGTCCGGTATTGTATACACCGAGTTTTTTGCATTTCTGGATCAGCATCTTCGCCCCACCAGGTACTTCGAGATCGGTACCCATCTGGGTAATTCCCTGAAGGCTTTCCGCTGCGATGCCGTCTGCGTGGATCCCGAATTCAAGCTGGCGCAGGATGTGCTGTCCGGGCGCCGCCAGACGCATTTTTTCCAGATGACGTCAGACGACTTTTTCGCTGAGCAGGATCTGCAGGCCATATTGAAAGGCCCGCCGGACATTTGTTTCCTCGACGGCATGCATCGGGCCGAGTACCTGCTGCGCGACTTCTACAACACCGAGCGCGCGTGCGGTCCGGGGTCGGTCATTTTCATGCACGACTGTCTGCCGTCGAATTTCCGGATGACGCTGCGGACCCACGAGATGGGGGACGACAACGAAGGCCCCTGGAAACATGCCTGGACCGGCGACGTCTGGAAGATCGTTCCGCTCCTGAAGGCTCACCGCCCGGATCTCGATATCAAGATATTCGATTGTGCGCCGACGGGATTGGTTGCCGTTTCAAATCTCGATCCGGGTTCGACCAAACTGAAAGACATGTATTTGAGTCTTGTCGGTGAACTCAGGGCGCTCGATCTGGAGAAGCACACGATCGAACGGCTGTGGTGCGAAGTGCCTGTCGTTTCGTCGCGTTCGCTGGTCGAATTTCCCGAAGACCTGACCCTGTTTGTTGACGCACGGTCACGTCTCTAA
- a CDS encoding lysylphosphatidylglycerol synthase transmembrane domain-containing protein: MGAILIRKWAALVGSLLLLGAVYLFARGTGAASLVAVWQKINGFDLFLATLLVFVVQVATAWRLQIIFLMVRVPASLFSLLRVQLIVLFVAHGLPVSALADIAKVAMMSLRFGLRARDSTRIVVYERLIAAGGLVALGIIAVFVSWLAGLLSGGWQIEAAVWLASFIGLVGLVGLSQYKCTVRIAVVDGIVREANDLGRELADLSVAGLLLVSLVVQLGLSALAFLVLSHSAGLPLTIWQLALAMPFVTFVASLPIFYLGWGGREAAVVMTLGTVSGVSPAEAGALSVAFGVCVLLAAMPGGLLWLLRPSLHR, from the coding sequence ATGGGAGCAATCCTCATCCGAAAGTGGGCGGCGTTGGTTGGCAGCCTCCTGCTGCTGGGGGCGGTCTATCTGTTTGCCCGTGGAACCGGCGCGGCATCGCTGGTCGCGGTCTGGCAAAAAATAAATGGCTTCGATCTGTTCCTTGCGACGCTGCTGGTATTTGTAGTCCAGGTCGCCACCGCCTGGCGCCTGCAGATCATCTTCTTGATGGTTCGGGTGCCGGCGTCCTTGTTCAGCCTGCTACGTGTCCAGCTCATTGTTCTGTTCGTCGCGCACGGATTGCCGGTGTCCGCCCTTGCCGATATCGCGAAGGTCGCCATGATGAGCCTGCGGTTTGGGCTCCGGGCACGAGATTCGACACGGATTGTCGTCTACGAGCGCCTGATCGCTGCGGGCGGACTGGTTGCGCTGGGTATCATCGCAGTCTTCGTGAGCTGGCTTGCAGGCCTCCTGTCCGGAGGCTGGCAGATCGAAGCGGCGGTCTGGCTGGCCAGCTTCATTGGACTTGTGGGTCTGGTCGGTCTATCGCAATATAAGTGCACGGTAAGGATCGCCGTCGTTGACGGAATCGTGCGAGAGGCCAACGATCTGGGACGGGAATTGGCCGACCTGTCGGTAGCGGGCTTGTTGCTAGTGTCGTTGGTTGTTCAGCTTGGACTATCCGCCTTGGCGTTCCTGGTTCTGTCTCACTCGGCCGGTTTGCCCCTTACCATTTGGCAGCTCGCACTTGCCATGCCGTTCGTTACATTTGTTGCCTCGCTGCCGATCTTCTATCTCGGCTGGGGCGGGCGGGAGGCTGCTGTCGTGATGACTTTGGGAACGGTGAGCGGGGTTAGCCCGGCCGAGGCGGGAGCTTTGTCTGTCGCGTTCGGCGTATGCGTGCTGCTGGCGGCGATGCCGGGTGGCCTGTTGTGGCTGCTGCGTCCTTCCTTGCACCGGTAG
- a CDS encoding SIS domain-containing protein yields the protein MSASSHYLARLSSVISRVDRDQVDAAVELVKAAWRGGKQTITFGNGGSALTAAHFITDWNKGISLASGTPFRGRSLLDNIGLLTAHANDQGYQDAFAEQVKNVAQPGDLVIAVSGSGNSENVIRAIDCANGLGCVTLGLCGFSGGRLKAAARHHLWIDVDDMQIVEDLHAVFGHIVMQSLCGTLQCLPEIAQPSV from the coding sequence GTGAGTGCATCAAGCCACTACCTAGCCAGGCTCTCCAGCGTCATTTCGCGAGTAGACAGGGACCAGGTCGACGCCGCCGTCGAACTGGTGAAAGCCGCATGGCGTGGTGGGAAACAAACCATCACGTTTGGCAATGGAGGAAGCGCGCTCACCGCGGCGCACTTCATCACCGACTGGAACAAGGGGATATCTCTTGCCAGTGGTACGCCATTTCGGGGGCGTTCGTTGCTCGATAACATCGGCCTTCTTACAGCTCATGCCAATGATCAAGGCTATCAGGATGCGTTCGCGGAGCAGGTGAAGAACGTTGCTCAGCCTGGCGATCTCGTCATCGCCGTATCGGGCAGTGGAAACTCCGAAAACGTCATTCGGGCGATTGACTGCGCCAATGGGCTGGGGTGTGTGACCCTCGGTCTGTGTGGTTTTTCTGGAGGCCGACTGAAAGCCGCCGCCCGGCATCATCTTTGGATCGACGTCGACGACATGCAGATCGTTGAAGATCTCCATGCTGTGTTCGGACACATCGTGATGCAGTCGCTGTGTGGAACTCTCCAGTGCTTGCCTGAAATTGCGCAGCCGAGTGTTTAG
- a CDS encoding GHMP family kinase ATP-binding protein, translating into MIITRTPLRASFAGGGSDIASFYRRFGGAVVSTAIDKYIYVTVNRKFDDGLRVAYSRNEEVENLGQIRHPIVKNALKILGISGGVEITTIADVPSRGTGLGSSSSFAVGLLCALGGFQGRFMAAQELAELSCEVEIELCGEPIGKQDQYAAAYGGMSLIEFNADDTTRVTPIIMPKERRQAVESRLLMFYTGSTRSASALLEVQSEAVSSNLAKQNVLRSMVQLAYQLRDELQSGAVDNLGAILHENWMLKKSISSGISNPEIDYLYDRAIAAGATGGKILGAGGGGFLLFDGPAEKHLAIEAALVPLRRVPVGFERQGCQVIFYHA; encoded by the coding sequence TTGATAATCACCCGGACGCCCCTTCGTGCAAGTTTTGCTGGCGGTGGCAGCGACATTGCCAGTTTTTATCGGCGCTTTGGCGGTGCGGTAGTCAGTACGGCGATCGACAAGTATATCTATGTCACCGTGAACCGTAAGTTCGATGATGGTCTCAGGGTAGCGTATTCGCGCAATGAAGAAGTCGAGAATCTGGGGCAGATCAGGCACCCCATCGTCAAGAACGCGTTGAAAATTCTGGGAATATCCGGCGGGGTCGAAATAACCACCATCGCTGACGTGCCCTCGCGCGGCACGGGCCTGGGATCGTCAAGCTCGTTCGCTGTCGGGCTTTTGTGCGCGCTGGGCGGATTCCAGGGGCGTTTCATGGCAGCGCAGGAATTGGCGGAACTGAGCTGCGAGGTGGAAATCGAGCTATGCGGGGAGCCTATCGGAAAGCAGGATCAATATGCTGCTGCATATGGCGGCATGTCTTTGATCGAGTTCAATGCCGACGATACGACCCGTGTCACCCCCATTATCATGCCGAAGGAGCGCCGGCAGGCCGTCGAGAGCCGGCTGCTAATGTTCTACACGGGGTCGACCAGAAGTGCTTCCGCTTTGCTTGAAGTGCAGAGTGAAGCGGTCAGCAGCAACTTGGCCAAGCAGAATGTGTTGCGTTCGATGGTTCAATTGGCGTATCAGTTGCGCGATGAACTGCAGAGCGGAGCGGTCGATAATCTGGGCGCGATATTACACGAGAATTGGATGTTGAAGAAGAGTATCAGTTCCGGCATCAGCAATCCTGAAATCGACTACCTGTATGACCGGGCCATCGCGGCTGGAGCGACGGGCGGAAAAATTCTTGGTGCCGGCGGCGGCGGCTTTCTGCTTTTCGATGGGCCGGCCGAAAAGCATCTCGCGATCGAAGCCGCGCTAGTACCTTTGAGGCGGGTGCCGGTCGGCTTCGAGCGGCAGGGGTGCCAGGTCATATTTTACCATGCCTGA
- a CDS encoding HAD-IIIA family hydrolase, giving the protein MKQAVILAGGKGTRLADRLGGLPKPLIDVDGIPLLQRQIELLKDQGFRNVLVLVNHRAELIEQFLAEQQRFGIDITCIDDGEPRGTAGAVHAVIGMLQPEFLVVYGDTLFDVDLNRLWENHIGSGAEATLLLHPNDHPHDSDLVVINDDNSIARFIPYPHTDGEFHRNLVNAALYVINRRIFSQQPKDGILDFGRDFFPGCLKAGIALNGYVSPEYIKDIGTPSRLDRAISDLRRGVIERASLARKQKAVFLDRDGTLNVLNGYVRTPDDLELVPGAGRALNMFRSAEFRSIVVTNQPVIARGECSVRELNRIHAKMDTLLGAAGAFVDGLYFCPHHPDAGFEGEVSNLKVACDCRKPAIGMIERARKDFNIDLSSSWMVGDSSGDMRAARNAGVRAVLVRTGEAGNDGKFVVSPDYEFADIGEAARFITGGYHSLKSSLEEVLEGIRSGMLVRVVGRARVGKSTVAQLIVDELRSRGFSAERVGLDGFIRPLDERTDDGVVGRFDVDLARSLLDPWLRGGALLDAKMPVYLRNKRVRAGESESVTLASDAIVVVEGVVAGLIEPVSRAELLVGVTDGEARRHDRFVQEYRARSWSDDVIEKVYNERIADESWLTDSWVAQASHVVDMQSILGKELL; this is encoded by the coding sequence GTGAAACAGGCGGTCATCCTGGCTGGCGGCAAAGGCACAAGGTTGGCAGACAGGCTTGGTGGCCTCCCAAAGCCGTTGATCGATGTGGATGGCATACCGCTGCTGCAACGGCAGATCGAACTGCTCAAGGACCAAGGCTTCCGTAATGTCCTGGTGCTCGTCAATCATCGTGCAGAACTGATCGAGCAATTCCTGGCAGAACAACAACGTTTCGGAATCGATATCACTTGTATCGACGATGGCGAGCCGCGCGGAACCGCGGGCGCGGTGCATGCCGTCATAGGGATGCTGCAGCCGGAATTCCTGGTCGTCTACGGGGATACATTGTTCGATGTCGACCTCAATCGTCTGTGGGAAAACCATATCGGTTCCGGAGCGGAAGCGACGCTTCTGCTTCATCCGAACGATCATCCGCACGACTCTGATCTGGTCGTGATCAATGATGACAATTCGATTGCAAGATTTATTCCGTACCCTCACACGGACGGCGAGTTTCACCGAAATCTGGTGAATGCCGCCCTCTACGTGATCAACCGGCGGATATTCTCGCAGCAACCCAAAGACGGAATCTTGGATTTTGGAAGGGACTTCTTTCCGGGCTGCCTGAAGGCCGGCATCGCCCTGAATGGCTACGTCAGTCCGGAGTATATCAAAGACATCGGAACGCCATCCAGGTTGGATCGGGCGATTTCAGATTTGCGACGCGGTGTTATCGAGCGGGCGAGCCTGGCCAGAAAACAGAAGGCGGTGTTTCTGGATCGCGACGGTACTTTAAATGTCCTGAACGGATACGTTCGAACGCCCGATGATCTGGAACTCGTTCCGGGCGCTGGTCGCGCATTGAACATGTTCCGGTCGGCGGAATTTCGATCGATCGTGGTTACCAATCAGCCGGTGATCGCGCGAGGCGAGTGTTCGGTTCGTGAGCTGAATCGCATTCATGCGAAAATGGACACGCTGCTGGGAGCCGCCGGCGCTTTCGTTGATGGACTATATTTCTGTCCCCATCATCCGGATGCGGGTTTTGAAGGAGAAGTGTCGAACCTCAAGGTCGCTTGCGATTGCCGCAAGCCGGCGATTGGCATGATCGAAAGGGCACGTAAGGATTTCAACATCGACTTGTCGTCGAGCTGGATGGTTGGCGACAGCTCGGGTGATATGCGCGCCGCGCGTAACGCGGGCGTACGAGCCGTCCTAGTCCGCACCGGCGAAGCCGGAAACGATGGAAAGTTTGTCGTATCGCCGGACTATGAGTTTGCCGATATCGGCGAAGCCGCAAGGTTCATCACAGGTGGTTACCATTCGTTGAAGTCGTCCCTCGAAGAGGTTCTCGAAGGTATCCGCTCCGGCATGCTGGTTCGCGTCGTGGGACGTGCTAGGGTCGGCAAATCGACGGTTGCGCAGCTCATTGTCGATGAACTTCGAAGCCGTGGCTTTTCGGCCGAGCGCGTCGGTCTCGATGGATTCATCAGGCCGCTCGATGAGAGGACTGACGATGGCGTTGTCGGTCGCTTCGACGTGGATCTTGCGCGGAGCTTGCTTGATCCCTGGCTTCGGGGCGGTGCGTTGCTCGATGCGAAGATGCCCGTGTATCTGAGGAACAAGCGGGTCCGCGCCGGGGAATCGGAGAGTGTCACGCTAGCAAGTGATGCAATCGTGGTCGTCGAGGGTGTGGTGGCCGGTCTCATCGAACCTGTTTCGCGCGCCGAATTGCTGGTTGGCGTTACCGATGGCGAGGCACGCAGGCACGACCGTTTCGTTCAGGAATACCGGGCCCGATCGTGGAGCGACGACGTGATCGAGAAAGTATATAATGAGCGCATCGCAGACGAGAGCTGGCTTACGGATAGCTGGGTAGCGCAAGCAAGCCACGTCGTCGACATGCAATCGATACTTGGAAAAGAGTTGCTGTAG
- a CDS encoding SDR family NAD(P)-dependent oxidoreductase — translation MRTHLITGGAGFIGANLAQSLLNAGDRVVIFDNLSRGSRRNIEALGSGAELVVVDIAQHVSVDAAFEKVVASSGIDEVWHLAANSDIPAGVSDPNIDLRDTFLTTFNVLLAMKRHGIGTLHFASTSAVYGLQVSGAFSELDATLPISNYGAMKLASEAQIRAALESSLERVNVFRFPNVVGLPATHGVILDFVRKLQLNEGTLDVLGNGTQRKPYMHVSELVEAILFVREHSKESYSLYNMGPEDEGVLVSAIAEEVRNQFCPNASIAFGKEDFGWVGDVPRFSYSTAKLAKLGWRPQYSSMNAIQRAVAEVVGQEAAR, via the coding sequence ATGCGCACTCATCTGATCACCGGCGGTGCAGGATTTATTGGTGCCAATCTGGCGCAATCACTGCTGAATGCCGGCGATCGTGTTGTTATCTTCGACAATCTGTCCCGGGGAAGCCGTCGCAACATCGAGGCGCTTGGTTCAGGTGCCGAACTGGTTGTGGTCGATATCGCCCAGCATGTGTCGGTGGATGCTGCCTTCGAGAAGGTCGTTGCGTCGTCGGGGATCGACGAAGTTTGGCATCTTGCCGCGAATTCCGACATCCCGGCCGGAGTCAGTGACCCGAACATTGATTTGCGAGATACGTTCCTGACGACGTTTAATGTGCTCCTGGCGATGAAGCGGCACGGGATCGGCACGCTTCATTTCGCATCGACATCCGCCGTTTATGGCCTGCAGGTTAGCGGTGCCTTTTCCGAACTGGATGCGACCCTGCCGATCTCGAACTACGGGGCAATGAAGCTGGCGTCCGAAGCGCAAATACGCGCGGCGCTGGAATCGTCCCTCGAGCGCGTGAATGTCTTCCGCTTTCCGAACGTGGTGGGCCTGCCTGCCACGCACGGCGTCATTCTGGATTTTGTTCGCAAGCTCCAGCTCAATGAAGGCACGCTCGACGTCCTGGGGAACGGGACTCAGAGAAAGCCTTACATGCACGTCTCTGAACTTGTCGAAGCAATCCTGTTTGTACGAGAGCACTCGAAAGAGAGTTATTCGCTCTACAATATGGGCCCCGAAGACGAGGGCGTGCTGGTGAGCGCGATCGCGGAGGAGGTGCGCAATCAGTTTTGCCCGAACGCTTCCATTGCCTTTGGCAAGGAAGACTTCGGCTGGGTCGGCGACGTTCCCCGCTTCTCCTATTCGACGGCCAAGCTCGCGAAACTCGGATGGCGACCTCAATACAGCTCCATGAACGCCATTCAGCGCGCCGTGGCTGAAGTGGTCGGTCAGGAAGCTGCCAGGTGA